One genomic segment of Oenanthe melanoleuca isolate GR-GAL-2019-014 chromosome 5, OMel1.0, whole genome shotgun sequence includes these proteins:
- the SAAL1 gene encoding protein SAAL1 has protein sequence MDRNPSPPCSDAEEEEGDAVGNTVYSKHWLFSVLTRLIEVIAPAEPEPAASPEGARTELDEEMENDICKVWDMSMDEDVALFLQEFNAPDIFMGVFAKSKCPRLTEICVGILGNMACFQDICMSISKDENLGQVLLQRLCDSDSPTLLETSRLLLTCLSQPEVANVWVERIRENPSVYDCVCFIMSSSTNVDLLVKVGEVVDKLFDLDEELMLNWIKNGTCRSVGPSVDDSPEELPDFKIVPCILEAAKQVRSDNPEGLDVYMHILQLLTTVDEGIQAIVQAPDGGKETWSLLYDLVCQELCQPDDPPIIVQEQKTVLASILSVLSAMFASQTEQEYTRMRKSKSCFFLDMPLIGSLIRILQYMEGCGKRAVENSKESEQEETERTDVNEEDFHLKILKDICCELLSNMLQELTKENTLEGLHQGHLNEQTCSCAFQNLLPLYFASVESFLEVLREADQTLADNLEKRFPSLKVHT, from the exons ATGGACCGCAACCCGTCGCCGCCGTGCAGCGAtgcggaggaggaggagggggacgCGGTGGGGAACACGGTGTACAGCAAGCACTGGCTCTTCAGCGTCCTCACCCGCCTCATCGAG GTCATCGCCCCCGCGGAGCCGGAGCCCGCCGCCAGCCCCGAGGGAGCCCGGACGGAGCTGGACGAGGAGATGGAGAATGACATTTGCAAGGTGTGGGACATGTCGATGGACGAG GAtgttgctttatttcttcaggAATTCAATGCCCCTGATATATTCATGGGAGTTTTTGCCAAGTCCAAATGCCCTCGCCTAACT GAAATCTGTGTGGGAATACTAGGGAATATGGCTTGTTTCCAGGACATCTGCATGTCCATTAGCAAAGATGAAAATCTTGG CCAAGTGTTACTGCAACGTTTGTGTGATTCAGACTCCCCAACTCTTCTGGAAACAAGCAG GTTGTTGTTAACTTGCCTCTCCCAGCCTGAGGTGGCCAATGTCTGGGTGGAGAGGATCCGAGAAAATCCTTCTGTGTATGACTGTGTTTGCTTTATCATGTCCAGCTCTACAAATG TTGACTTGCTGGTGAAAGTGGGTGAAGTGGTGGACAAGCTCTTTGATCTGGATGAAGAGCTGATGTTAAACTGGATCAAAAATGGCACTTGTCGCTCTGTGGGACCATCTGTGGATGATTCCCCTGAAGAACTTCCAGACTTTAAGATTGTGCCTTGTATACTTGAAGCAGCCAAGCAAGTCCG ATCAGATAACCCAGAAGGACTGGATGTTTATATGCAtatcctgcagctcctgaccACGGTGGATGAGGGTATCCAAGCTATTG TGCAGGCTCCTGATGGAGGAAAAGAGACTTGGAGTTTGCTTTATGACCTTGTTTGCCAGGAGCTTTGCCAGCCAGATGATCCACCCATCATTGTGCAGGAGCAGAAGACTGTGCTGGCCTCTATTTTGTCAGTGCTGTCTGCTATGTTTGCTTCACAGACAGAGCAGGAATACACCAGGATGAGGAAAAGCAAGTCATgcttttttctgg ATATGCCGCTGATTGGGAGCTTGATTCGTATTTTACAATACATGGAGGGCTGTGGGAAGAGAGCTGTTGAGAACTCCAAGGAGTCCGAGCAAGAGGAGACTGAAAGGACTGATGTAAATGAGGAagatttccatttaaaaattttgaagGATATTTGCTGTGAATTACTTTCCAATATGCTTCAAGAACTAACCaag GAGAATACCTTAGAAGGACTGCACCAGGGACACCTGAATGAGCAGACATGTTCCTGTGCTTTTCAGAATCTCCTACCTCTGTATTTTGCTTCG gtGGAGAGTTTCCTTGAAGTCCTGCGTGAGGCTGATCAGACACTTGCTGACAATCTAGAAAAACGTTTCCCAAGCCTGAAGGTTCACACCTAA
- the LOC130254333 gene encoding serum amyloid A protein-like, which yields MRLWVCVALLFTVLCARAERPRIVQGAIRAGQFVRDAVGGARDMYRAYKDMREANYRGADKYFHARGNYDAARRGPGGAWAARVISDARENWQSGVSGRGAEDTRADQEANRWGRSGGDPNRYRPKGLPSKY from the exons ATGAGGCTCTGGGTCTGCGTCGCGTTGCTCTTCACTGTTCTGTGTGCAAGAGCTGAGAGACCAAGGATAGTCCAAGGAGCAATCCGAGCTGGACAATTTGTCCGGGATGCAGTGGGAG GGGCGAGGGATATGTACAGAGCATACAAGGACATGCGTGAGGCAAATTACAGAGGAGCCGACAAGTATTTCCATGCCCGTGGGAATTATGATGCTGCCCGGAGAGGACCTGGGGGTGCTTGGGCAGCGAGAGTGATCAG CGACGCCCGGGAGAACTGGCAGAGCGGTGTGAGCGGCAGAGGCGCCGAGGACACCCGGGCGGACCAGGAGGCGAACCGGTGGGGCCGGAGCGGCGGGGACCCGAACCGCTACCGGCCCAAGGGGCTGCCCAGCAAATACTAG